In the genome of Pempheris klunzingeri isolate RE-2024b chromosome 3, fPemKlu1.hap1, whole genome shotgun sequence, one region contains:
- the pvalb7 gene encoding parvalbumin-7, translating into MAMTDLLKAEEIKKALDAFAGETFDPKKFFEMVGMKAMTAENVKKVFQVLDVDGSGFIEEEELKFVLKGFSKEGRDLTDAETTAFLKAADKDGDGKIGIDEFEVLVHE; encoded by the exons ATGGCGATGACAGATCTGTTGAAAGCTGAGGAGATCAAGAAAGCTCTTGATGCCTTTGCAG GGGAAACATTCGACCCTAAAAAGTTCTTTGAAATGGTGGGAATGAAGGCCATGACAGCTGAAAACGTGAAGAAGGTCTTCCAGGTTCTGGATGTGGACGGCAGTGGCTTcatagaggaagaggagctcaA gTTTGTACTGAAGGGCTTTTCCAAGGAGGGCAGAGACCTGACTGACGCTGAGACAACAGCATTCCTCAAAGCGGCAGACAAAGATGGAGACGGCAAGATTGGCATTGACG agttTGAGGTCTTGGTGCATGAGTAG
- the baiap2l2b gene encoding BAR/IMD domain-containing adapter protein 2-like 2: protein MSGATSDQLHRSTLSVYLNLMEHFNPGLQKLVALGNSYVKAFQALAVCSEAYFSAVAKMGDQAFHTLSSRSLGDVLVQISETQRRLTAEMEGVFRWFQIEVLQAMEKNVKLDEEYIDGSRRIYELEVRNQAEALEKQLRRGAYRDSLENSEYMLYLRQSQQEILKEEERRYRFLAEKHCGLTQSLLFLINKTGTSLQQKADGWKEKVNETRGSRPRTPTHLDQEAQLRGSVSSLLQTVARDEDMSWARREQQALGRVPSRAPSPLPSRSRSSSVGESLGLGGGRAMRALVSHPSSSNPKLLPFNRGETVTVLVQEPRNGWLYGRTDSSLRQGWFPAAYVAPVEDFSSALATSGGSLRSHSMNNLLDPSDTYPDQSESKSYGDVPPPATPNRRASVDLRPISPLPEKKLEPAVETKPSQTKSFNEHPPPPPPPPPPPLPSQNLRRGSADFRPISPLPDKKHESASDAQALSPHGPPENPLFPRGTNPFATVKLRPTTTNDRSAPRIP, encoded by the exons ATGTCGGGAGCCACCAGTGACCAGCTGCACAGATCAACTTTAAGTGTCTATTTG aaCCTGATGGAGCACTTCAACCCTGGCCTCCAGAAGCTTGTTGCTCTAGGAAACAGCTATGTCAAAGCTTTCCAAG cCTTAGCTGTTTGCAGTGAGGCCTATTTCAGCGCTGTGGCTAAGATGGGAGACCAGGCCTTTCACACACTTTCATCTCGCTCTCTTG GGGATGTCCTGGTCCAGATATCggaaacacagaggagactCACcgcagagatggagggagtg TTTCGATGGTTCCAGATAGAGGTGTTGCAAGCCATGGAGAAGAATGTCAAGCTGGATGAGGAGTACATTGAT GGTAGTCGCAGAATCTATGAGCTGGAGGTCAGGAACCAGGCAGAGGCTTTGGAGAAACAGCTCAGACGAGGAGCCTACAGAGACTCTCTG gAGAACAGCGAGTACATGCTGTACCTGAGGCAGAGTCAGCAGGAGAtcctgaaggaggaggagaggaggtacCGCTTCTTGGCAGAGAAACACTGTGGCCTCACTCAGTCACTGCTCTTCCTTATCAAcaag ACCGGAACGTCTCTCCAGCAAAAGGCagatggatggaaggagaaagTTAATGAGACCAGAGGGTCCAGACCTCGAACTCCCACCCATTTGGATCAAGAGGCGCAG CTGCGAGGTTCAGTGAGCTCCCTGCTGCAGACAGTAGCCAGAGATGAAGATATGTCCTGGGCTAGGAGGGAGCAGCAGGCCCTGGGCAGGGTGCCCTCCAGAG CGCCATCTCCGCTCCCCAGCCGTTCTCGCTCCAGCTCGGTGGGGGAATCTCTGGGTCTGGGTGGAGGGAGAGCCATGAGAGCCCTGGTGTCTCACCCCTCTTCGTCCAACCCAAAGCTTCTACCTTTCAACAGGGGAGAGACTGTCACTGTGCTGGTCCAGGAGCCACGTAACGGCTGGCTGTATGGACGCACTGACAGCAGCCTGCG TCAGGGCTGGTTCCCTGCTGCTTATGTGGCTCCTGTTGAGGATTTCTCCAGCGCTTTAGCCACAAG TGGTGGATCTTTGAGAAGCCACAGTATGAACAATCTGCTGGACCCCAGTGACACCTaccctgaccaatcagagagcaagAGCTATGGAGATGTCCCGCCACCAGCCACACCCAACCGCAGAGCATCTGTAGACCTCCGGCCGATCTCACCTCTCCCCGAGAAGAAGCTGGAGCCAGCCGTGGAGACGAAGCCCAGTCAGACGAAGAGCTTCAATGAAcacccacctccacctcctccccctccgccACCTCCTCTCCCCAGTCAGAATCTCAGAAGGGGCTCTGCAGATTTTCGACCGATCTCTCCCCTCCCTGACAAGAAGCATGAATCAGCATCTGATGCCCAG GCATTATCACCCCATGGGCCACCGGAAAACCCACTGTTTCCCAG AGGCACAAACCCATTTGCCACTGTTAAGCTTCGCCCCACGACGACCAATGACAGATCTGCTCCTCGGATCCCCTGA